A single region of the Populus nigra chromosome 2, ddPopNigr1.1, whole genome shotgun sequence genome encodes:
- the LOC133682873 gene encoding cysteine proteinase inhibitor B → MAKLMKSSVPFLVCFLVLSTLLVSGVSGYRGGMVGGRSEVSDVKTNKQVQELGRFSVKEFNSHRSLYWDGGGVGKLMFSEVVEAQKQVISGLKYYLNIVATTQNGEKRMFDSVVVVLPGLRTTELLTFEPSAKLMVRK, encoded by the coding sequence ATGGCAAAACTTATGAAGTCTTCAGTTCCCTTCTTGGTGTGTTTTCTTGTTCTCTCCACGCTTCTTGTGTCGGGAGTGAGTGGTTATAGAGGAGGAATGGTGGGGGGGAGATCCGAGGTGAGTGACGTGAAGACTAACAAGCAGGTACAGGAGCTGGGGAGGTTCTCCGTGAAGGAGTTCAACAGCCACAGAAGCCTGTACTGGGACGGTGGTGGAGTTGGAAAACTGATGTTTTCTGAGGTGGTGGAGGCACAGAAGCAGGTGATTTCTGGgctcaaatattatttaaatattgtggcCACCACACAGAATGGAGAGAAGAGAATGTTTGATTCGGTAGTTGTGGTCCTGCCTGGGCTTCGAACCACGGAGTTGCTTACCTTTGAGCCTTCAGCTAAATTGATGGTTAGAAAATGA